From a single Zygotorulaspora mrakii chromosome 2, complete sequence genomic region:
- the SLX1 gene encoding endonuclease (similar to Saccharomyces cerevisiae SLX1 (YBR228W); ancestral locus Anc_6.125): MDKLQESDRPIEKQQQSFADFYCCYLLQSIPKRQSFYIGSTPNPLRRLRQHNGILNNGGAYRTRREGTRPWEMIAVVHGFPCKIAALQFEHAWQHGYSTHYIKEEDRIVKNKTSGRSIHHKLALVRLLFKHAYFRYMDLIIHFFNSEMKKIWEENKFKVNVDSIHLTTKISERALSIFVKNGDDAITLFEKENLKLVKQLYEHQINETRDMCQRFAKRLTYGSLNCAICNQIIDYTSDQAFFKPYVAFCPSETCKLVAHLSCLNRYLVDEEQHLKERLLLIPTLGKCPECSTPLRWTQVVKYSAFLMALYGS; the protein is encoded by the coding sequence ATGGACAAATTACAGGAATCTGATCGCCCAATTGAAAAGCAACAGCAAAGTTTTGCAGATTTTTATTGCTGTTATCTGCTACAATCTATACCGAAGAGACAGTCCTTTTATATAGGTTCAACACCAAACCCTTTGAGACGGTTACGGCAGCATAATGGAATTTTAAATAATGGCGGGGCTTACCGCACTCGAAGGGAGGGAACAAGACCATGGGAAATGATTGCCGTGGTTCATGGCTTCCCTTGCAAAATAGCGGCCTTGCAATTCGAACACGCCTGGCAACATGGATACAGTACACATTACattaaagaagaagatcgCATTGTGAAAAACAAGACAAGTGGTAGAAGCATTCATCACAAACTGGCGTTAGTTCGGCTACTTTTTAAGCATGCTTACTTCAGATATATGGATCTCAtaatccatttttttaattctgaaatgaaaaaaatatgggaAGAAAACAAGTTCAAGGTTAATGTGGACAGCATCCACTTGACGActaaaatttctgaaagAGCTCTTTCTATATTTGTTAAGAATGGCGACGATGCCATTACgttgtttgaaaaagagaatttgaAGCTTGTAAAACAATTGTACGAACATCAGATAAATGAAACACGAGACATGTGCCAGAGATTTGCTAAAAGATTAACCTACGGTTCACTAAATTGCGCTATATGTAATCAAATTATTGATTATACCTCGGACCAAGCTTTCTTCAAGCCATATGTAGCATTTTGCCCATCGGAAACATGTAAACTAGTTGCTCATTTGAGCTGTCTCAATCGATATCTCGTGGATGAAGAACAGCATTTAAAGGAAAGACTTTTACTTATCCCAACCCTGGGTAAGTGTCCAGAATGCTCCACGCCCTTAAGATGGACCCAGGTCGTCAAATACTCTGCATTTTTAATGGCTCTATATGGATCATGA
- a CDS encoding GATA-type transcription factor translates to MTIEVESYSRDLNSKRGSKVDNQIGCANSPIPIPNAPPPSPAVGRIPIFRAETWRSHGHEKSEALCLIPRIVPELGKTNDLPLNVNSARSSEIRYTLNSQSNGSFDRRKTSFDSTEPLSSCYPRNICGAYKVREADSIKAVRCSTFFESPSDESFTDHERNAANALLELKKCSAEVSSIAHSWSKLQNIPLCDFIVVQKKCEAMLDKINALKVSKINTRGHEDEKGEKISQNQNEKCSSQTKRQSLMNMFRAKSKSFNKRSSSIISIVNLNSERKDNRVQLCRSDSLNSGLERSPILSSSISPASMRLQSPGNKDSSDVLWDDPTDASDLADDNCNLDGLYGSLNSRNSIRFGKSSKSGKNRNTHMKCLHCSATDTPEWRKGPRGPATLCNACGLFYKKLIRKFGVVSAGVVMSQRRSKNPQDRKVPRSA, encoded by the coding sequence ATGACAATTGAAGTGGAAAGCTATAGTAGAGATCTGAACAGTAAAAGGGGGTCTAAGGTAGATAATCAAATCGGATGCGCCAACTCACCAATACCAATTCCAAATGCTCCACCACCAAGTCCTGCGGTTGGTCGAATACCAATTTTTAGAGCAGAAACTTGGAGATCGCACGGTCACGAAAAGTCAGAAGCGCTATGTTTAATTCCACGCATTGTGCCTGAGCTGGGAAAAACCAATGATCTTCCGCTTAACGTCAATTCAGCAAGAAGTAGCGAAATTCGATATACGTTAAACAGCCAGTCGAATGGCTCTTTTGATCGCCGGAAGACATCATTCGACTCAACAGAGCCGCTATCATCTTGCTACCCTAGAAATATTTGCGGTGCATACAAAGTTAGAGAAGCAGACTCGATCAAAGCAGTGAGATGTTCAACCTTTTTTGAGAGTCCTAGCGATGAAAGCTTCACTGATCACGAAAGAAATGCAGCTAACGCTCTGTTAGAGCTGAAAAAATGTAGCGCAGAGGTGTCAAGTATAGCACATAGTTGGTCAAAATTACAAAACATACCCCTTTGTGATTTCATAGttgttcaaaagaaatgtGAAGCAATGCTAGATAAGATCAATGCACTAAAAGTGAGCAAGATTAACACAAGGGGTCATGAAGACGAGAAGggtgaaaaaatatcacaGAATCAGAATGAGAAATGTTCTTCACAAACGAAAAGACAAAGTTTGATGAATATGTTTAGAGCGAAATCTAAATCATTCAATAAACGTTCGTCATCGATAATTTCCATAGTCAACTTGAACAGTGAAAGGAAAGACAACAGGGTACAGCTATGCCGCAGTGACTCTTTAAATAGTGGATTGGAAAGATCGCCCATTTTATCAAGCAGCATTTCTCCAGCGTCCATGAGACTTCAATCTCCTGGCAACAAAGATTCATCAGATGTGCTTTGGGATGATCCTACTGACGCCAGTGATTTAGCAGATGACAATTGCAATCTTGATGGATTATATGGTAGCTTGAATAGCAGAAACTCTATCAGATTTggaaaatcatcaaaatcagGAAAGAATAGAAATACTCACATGAAATGTTTACATTGCTCAGCGACTGATACTCCTGAATGGAGAAAGGGCCCCCGGGGGCCAGCAACTCTTTGCAATGCATGCGGATTGTTCTATAAGAAGTTAATAAGAAAATTTGGAGTAGTTTCTGCAGGAGTAGTAATGAGTCAAAGACGTAGCAAAAATCCACAAGATAGAAAGGTTCCGAGAAGTGCATAg
- the ROT2 gene encoding glucan 1,3-alpha-glucosidase ROT2 (similar to Saccharomyces cerevisiae ROT2 (YBR229C); ancestral locus Anc_6.126), with product MLLPKVLTLFLLALHQLCFVNAFTDYLLKKCHQSGFCHRNREYSGNIAKSFNHYYSLNEDSLKYSEAENVLHGIVEKLIPSKNADDITINLPFTLRFMQEGTSVRFTIDEERAPTENLPDYISLRRYNETSKWAFDEHAPLSADFASVKKGHSWFRSDKVTFLNKAGTLKIEILRKSFLLNIYYNGRLSLVINDRSFLNIEHLRSKEENFKNLLPEESSFNMFKDSFEYSKDDTLPFGPESIAVDFTFKNYENLYGIPEHADSLRLRDTSEDEPYRLFNVDVFEYTVKSTSPMYGSIPFMLATNPRSSVGLFWVNAADTWIDIKYDRHDSKTHWISESGIVDVVLFFGDTPADILEAYTELTGRSVLPSLASIGYHQCRWNYNDELDVLTVDSEMDRAHIPYDYIWLDLEYTDEKKFFTWNPSAFPDPERLLGRLKRLGRQLVILIDPHIKTGYEISKAIIERGAAVRDPLQGTFFGECWPGTSVWIDTFSRNAQILWSSFLKTLVSATNLHIWNDMNEPSIFSGPETTAPKDLLHEGGFEERSVHNVYGLTVHETTYHSMKEIFSGEDLRPFILTRAFFAGSQRTAATWTGDNVANWNYLGISIPMCLSNNIVGMPFIGADIAGFSGDPEPELLIRWYQAGLWYPFFRGHAHIDTKRREPYLLEEPVKSLVRDAIQLRYSLLPTLYTAFQKTSTSGVPIMKPMFFEKPNFCQLYGVDDQFYIGDTGILVKPVVEKGITQVEFLLAPGIYYDLFTLEPFITSYEEPEKYSVAADLGKIPALLEGGHIIVKRDNYRRSAKLLRNDPFTLVIAPNRNADAVGEIYVDDGETFAYQRGIYLKSVFQLKNGKIITCVPEHVPPNQEFVGTTTINRINVALDGNDVSIKDTVNITQGAECRIATVTKKRPNTAIIENVQLRFNESWTINF from the coding sequence ATGCTACTACCGAAAGTGCTTACACTTTTTTTACTTGCCCTGCATCAATTGTGTTTTGTCAATGCTTTTACAGActatttgttgaagaagtgCCATCAATCTGGATTCTGTCATCGCAACAGAGAATACTCCGGGAACATTGCGAAGTCTTTTAACCACTATTATTCACTCAATGAAGATAGTCTTAAATACAGTGAAGCTGAAAACGTTCTTCATGGCATAGTTGAGAAATTGATTCCTAGCAAAAATGCTGATGATATCACAATAAATCTGCCGTTTACATTGCGTTTTATGCAGGAAGGTACGAGTGTGAGGTTCACCAtcgatgaagaaagagcCCCTACCGAAAATTTACCAGATTATATATCTTTAAGAAGGTACAATGAAACTTCAAAGTGGGCCTTCGACGAGCATGCACCACTTTCTGCTGATTTTGCCAGCGTGAAAAAAGGGCATTCATGGTTTCGTTCTGACAAGGTCacttttttgaacaagGCAGGCACTCTTAAGATTGAGATCCTGAGGAAATCATTCCTGTTGAACATTTACTACAATGGTCGACTTTCTTTAGTTATAAATGATCGGTCATTTTTAAACATTGAGCACTTAAGATCgaaagaggaaaatttcaaaaatttgctgCCTGAGGAgtcttctttcaatatGTTCAAAGACAGctttgaatattcaaaagatgatacTCTTCCTTTTGGTCCTGAATCAATTGCTGTTGATTTCACTTTTAAGAACTACGAAAATTTATATGGTATACCAGAGCATGCTGACTCGTTACGGTTGAGAGACACATCTGAAGATGAGCCATACCGCTTATTCAATGTTGACGTTTTCGAATACACAGTGAAATCAACTTCGCCTATGTACGGTTCAATACCTTTTATGCTTGCAACAAATCCACGGTCAAGCGTAGGTCTTTTTTGGGTAAATGCTGCTGACACATGGATTGATATAAAATACGACCGTCATGATAGTAAAACACACTGGATCTCTGAATCGGGTATAGTAGAtgttgttttgttttttggtGACACCCCGGCCGACATACTGGAAGCATACACAGAATTAACGGGAAGATCTGTGTTGCCATCTCTGGCATCCATTGGTTATCATCAGTGCAGATGGAATTATAATGATGAATTAGATGTTTTGACGGTTGACTCCGAGATGGATCGTGCACATATTCCATACGACTATATTTGGCTGGATCTTGAGTATACAGATGAGAAGAAGTTTTTTACATGGAATCCATCTGCTTTTCCAGATCCTGAGCGTCTACTGGGTAGGTTGAAGAGGTTAGGCCGTCAACTCGTTATTCTAATAGATCCTCACATCAAAACGGGATATGAAATCAGCAAAGCTATAATAGAAAGAGGTGCTGCCGTCAGAGACCCATTGCAGGGAACATTCTTTGGTGAATGTTGGCCTGGAACCTCTGTTTGGATTGATACCTTTAGTAGAAATGCTCAAATACTTTGGAGCTCATTTTTAAAAACACTGGTAAGTGCCACCAACTTACACATCTGGAACGATATGAATGAACCATCTATCTTTAGTGGACCTGAAACAACGGCACCCAAAGATCTTCTTCACGAAGGCggatttgaagaaagatcTGTGCATAACGTTTACGGCTTAACAGTTCATGAAACGACATATCATTCAATgaaggaaattttttcGGGCGAGGATTTAAGACCATTCATATTGACGAGAGCATTTTTTGCTGGATCCCAAAGAACAGCTGCCACATGGACTGGCGATAATGTTGCGAATTGGAATTATCTTGGCATTTCTATCCCGATGTGCTTGAGTAATAATATCGTTGGAATGCCGTTCATTGGTGCTGACATTGCTGGATTTTCTGGAGATCCCGAGCCTGAATTACTCATACGTTGGTACCAAGCAGGTCTCTGGTATCCATTCTTCAGAGGACATGCCCACATTGATACCAAGAGAAGAGAGCCGTATTTGCTCGAAGAGCCCGTTAAGTCGCTGGTACGCGATGCTATTCAACTCAGATATTCATTACTTCCTACTCTTTACACTGCTTTTCAGAAAACGAGTACTTCAGGAGTACCCATCATGAAACCCATGTTTTTTGAGAAACCTAACTTTTGTCAGCTATATGGAGTAGATGATCAATTTTATATTGGGGATACCGGTATTCTCGTAAAGCCAGTTGTCGAGAAAGGTATCACTCAAGTTGAATTTCTCTTGGCGCCAGGTATATATTATGATTTATTCACATTAGAGCCATTTATTACGAGCTATGAAGAACCGGAAAAATATTCTGTGGCTGCTGATTTAGGCAAGATTCCCGCTCTCTTGGAAGGTGGTCACATCATTGTTAAAAGAGATAATTATAGGAGATCGGCCAAGCTGCTTCGAAATGATCCATTTACGCTAGTGATTGCACCAAATAGGAATGCTGATGCTGTCGGAGAAATATATGTTGATGATGGAGAGACTTTTGCGTACCAGAGAGGCATTTATTTAAAATCAGTTTTCCAGCTCAAAAATGGGAAAATAATAACATGTGTTCCGGAGCATGTGCCTCCTAACCAGGAGTTTGTTGGAACCACAACCATCAACAGGATAAATGTGGCGTTGGATGGAAACGACGTAAGCATCAAAGATACTGTGAACATCACACAAGGTGCCGAATGTCGTATCGCAACTGTGACAAAAAAGAGGCCCAACACGGCTATTATAGAAAATGTTCAATTGAGATTCAATGAATCCTGGACgataaatttttaa